A genomic window from Triticum urartu cultivar G1812 chromosome 7, Tu2.1, whole genome shotgun sequence includes:
- the LOC125524093 gene encoding protein STAR1: MGSASDGSREHLLDVGGLAAGGPKIRVRGLRRRAEASGEEILRGVDLDVPRGVVMGVIGPSGSGKSTLLRALNRLWEPAPGAVTLDGADICGMDVLALRRKVGMLFQLPAMFDGTVADNVRYGPQLRGKKLSEAEVKSLLSLSDLDPALSSRPASELSVGQAQRVALARTLANDPEVLLLDEPTSALDPISTQNIEEAIVRLKTARGLTTVIVSHSVKQIQRIADLVCLVVDGEVVEVLAPSALSEAKHPMARRFLELSS, encoded by the exons ATGGGCTCGGCTTCAG ATGGTAGCAGGGAGCACCTGCTGGACGTGGGCGGCCTCGCTGCCGGCGGGCCCAAGATACGGGTgcgcgggctgcggcggcgggcggaGGCGAGCGGCGAGGAGATCCTGCGCGGGGTGGACCTGGACGTGCCGCGCGGGGTGGTGATGGGCGTCATCGGCCCCAGCGGCAGCGGCAAGTCCACGCTGCTCCGCGCGCTCAACCGCCTCTGGGAGCCCGCCCCCGGCGCCGTCACCCTCGACGGCGCCGACATCTGCGGCATGGACGTCCTCGCGCTCCGCCGCAAGGTCGGCATGCTCTTCCAGCTCCCCGCCATGTTCGACG GGACCGTGGCAGACAACGTGCGGTACGGGCCACAGCTGCGCGGCAAGAAGCTCAGCGAGGCGGAGGTGAAGAGCCTGCTGAGCCTGTCGGACCTCGACCCGGCGCTGTCCTCCCGGCCGGCGTCGGAGCTGTCCGTCGGGCAGGCGCAGCGCGTGGCCCTGGCCCGCACCCTCGCCAACGACCCGGAGGTGCTGCTGCTGGACGAGCCGACGAGCGCGCTGGACCCGATCTCGACGCAGAACATCGAGGAGGCCATCGTGCGGCTCAAGACGGCGAGGGGGCTCACCACGGTGATCGTCTCGCACAGCGTGAAGCAGATCCAGCGGATCGCCGACCTGGTGTGCCTCGTCGTCGACGGCGAGGTCGTGGAGGTGCTCGCGCCGTCCGCCCTCTCCGAGGCCAAGCACCCCATGGCCCGGCGCTTCCTGGAGCTCAGCAGCTGA